The Rhododendron vialii isolate Sample 1 chromosome 1a, ASM3025357v1 region ccaaacaaagctttTTCCATTTTGGCTACTTGAGAGTTGTGTTGATTTGTacaagctgcttatttttttaaaaagcaatttcaagcttaaaaattatatatttgatCAAATAATTTTCCcagcaatatgaatcttatttttcatttagattatttttgagtttgaaaatgtaaaataaattacttattttttaagaaggtttctggaacaaGGATTCGAAAACTGTGTTGTAGGCACAGCCTGTGCAGCACAGCACATCAaattgttttgttgttgtgcTGGTCCTAAGATTTCAGCCAACAAGGGCTCCGTTTAGCTACCTAAATTTCTGCAATTTCATATTATACTCACAAAACAGAACATCTTCCAAACATCTCTCCCTAGTCCGTCGTCGACTTCCACCAAAACCACCGACTCCTGCCAAAACCATCGACTCCTCTGCTCTCGCCAATGACTACATTCCAAGGACTTTTAGAGAGAATATTCACTTTCCATCTATACGATAACATGGGGTCTTTCACTTTTTTGACTTTGTTGGAATCCAACATCTGAAACAGAGAGATCCCAAAGCAGGAGAATTTGGAGACTTGCATgtcatttaattttaattgaTATTTTTAAAAGGTTCatagtctaattgaaatttagaataaACGTCGGGaggtattttaaaatttttccctTCTAGAAATATACAGGAACATTAAACTACACTACCTAACCCATAACCCTAGTCAAGTCAGAATTTTCTTCCTACCATTGTCTCCTCCAATTatgaagaaattttttagtATCGGATGGGTATTATGTGGTGCTTGTTCGGTACATTCGGGCCgttcattttggttttggacggcttgaTTATGGAgcgagaaagagaaaagagagggtttcaatctagACCGTTCAACACACTTTTAGACGGTCCAGATGAGCTATTGGGGCTGGTACCCACCCGATACAGAAAAATTTCTCTTAATTATGGGATCGGATCCTCTCCGCTCCAAATTTTAAATTAGTTTAGACTGTCCAAATCTAGACCGTACATTCAATTGTCTGAATTTGCTCAAAAACTCTTACAGATAAAAGTATTTGAGTAAATTCGAACCATTGATTGCAGCAATAGATGATCTAAATTTGAACGGTATTCTCCGGTCCAAATTTTGGGGGACCCAATTCCTCCAATTATAGAATCTGAATCCGACCACAGATAAAAATGCAGCCTCCAAAAGTCAAGATAAAAAAGCAAGCATTCCCATCTTTCCCTGTCGAATTACTGTAATAAGGTTTGATATCTCATACACTCGCTTACAAATATCCCAGGACCATTTGGGGGAGTGAAATATTGGCTATCCACACAGAGAAAGCAATGGCAGGTCTAAAAGATTACTACCACCTCtatgttcttttcttcttgtccATCACCACAAACTGCGGTATGGCATGCAGGCCATCTTCTTCTCAGGCGGTCAAAGGGGCTTACTGGCCTTCACCGGCCGCCTCCACTTTCCCGCCCTCAGCCATCGACACTAGGCTGTTCACCCACCTCTACTACGCTTTTCTTGTGCCCAGTAATGTCACTTTTAAGTTTGAGGTCTCCAGTACTAAGGCTCCGACGCTGTTGAATTTTACGTCCACGATTCGCAACAAGAATCCGCCGGCCAAGACGCTTTTCTCGGTCGGCGGGGGAGCCGTAGCCCCGGCTATCTTTTCGCGGATGGCATCGAGTGCTTCCTCGCGCAAGAGTTTCATCGACTCGTCCATCGAAGTGGCGAGGAAGTACGGATTTGACGGTGTCGATCTTGATTGGGAGTTCCCTCAAGACGCGAAAGACATGGAGAATTTGGGCTACTTGCTCGAGGAATGGCGGGCTGCGGTCCAAAAGGATGCCAAGGTGACGGGCCGGAGCCCACTCTTGCTAACCGCGGCAATGTACTTCTCTGCGGAATTCTTCTTCCTCGGGCTGGTCTTCCCGGTGGCCTCGATTAGCAAAAACTTGGACCTTGTCAATGCGATGTGCTACGACTACCATGGGTTGTGGGACACTACTGTGACGGGCGCCCATGCCGCGTTGTTCGACCCAAATAGCAACTTATCGACGAGCTATGGGCTCCAGTCATGGATCAATGCCGGGCTCCCTCGAAGCAAGCTGGTCATGGGCCTGCCGTTATACGGGCGGACTTGGAAGCTCAAGGACCCCAAAGTGAACGGCATAGGAGCGCCCAGTGTCGGCTTGGGCCCGGGAAACAACGGGGCTATGACTTATTCGCAGGTGGAGACGTTCAATCGGGAGAATAACGCCAGGGTTGTGTTTGACATGGAGACGGTGTCCACGTATTCCTATGCGGGAACTTCGTGGATTGGGTACGATGATGTCAGGTCGACGACGGTAAAGATAGGGTATGCCAAGGGCCTTAAGCTTCGGGGGTATTTCTTTTGGGCCGTCAATGGTGATCAGGAGTGGAAAATCACAAGACAAGGTAAAATTAATTTACAGCTCAACACAATGAACTGAATTAATGAGATGACATAAAAAGGtgaaattatattatatatacaatAGTTTGGGACTACTACCACGTGATACTTAAGGtcactttacaaccacacattcctATGAGATTTACTACTAAGTACATGAACCTCACATGAATTTGTGATTGTAAAGTTGTCCGGAATACCTCGTGGCGGTACTCccggagtattgaataattactccaagATTTTACTCTTGAATTATTGAGTAGTTACCCCAAAATTTTACATATCATAATTATGAGAGTAATTATATTATTCTCATATAGTCTCATCAAACCAACGAATTTTATAtagatcaaaatcaaacaatcaTTGGGGAATCGCTCGTGGGCGTGCCCAATTGGAGGGCCCTTGCCTAGCTTTGGGTAGGGTTCGAACTACCTTGCGGGTCGGAGCGGTGGTTTGCTTTGCGTAGTTTGGAAATTTACGCTCTATTAATTTTGGGTTCAATTAGTGATGGGGTGGTTCCTtcatcataaaaaataaaataaaaaaattcattgggAAGTATATTGCAACAAGGATCCCGACTTTAAATGAGCCCCCACTAATGTAAGATGAGCTTGGTCCCCAACAAGTTAGTTGACCGCTTATGAGCTGATTCAGAAACCATGAATTATCACAAAACAAATATAACACTATGGAATATGAGTGCATATTGAAGCTCATCTTCACTTCTTTAGGGCACCGTTAAGTAATTATGCAGTATATATTCAAGGGTCTAACACATTCTTCATTATGGTTGATGTTTTGCAGCTTCAAGGTCGTGGATTCTATAAGGCCTTAGGCCCAGCTGCTGTTCTCGAAAGTTCACATCTTCGGATCATGTTCTGTTCAATTTATAGCTTTTTTGTTAATCACTTTCAGTTTGTAGTCAAAGATTAATCTTCTAGAGATCTTGTTCAAGTGATAAATAATTAAGGATCATTGACCTCCTAAATCTATTGTTTTGTATTTGGATGCCATTTGATCTATTTTTTCTACTTTGCTTTATTGCCTTTCAATTATGTTTAAAGCTGAAAAACATGGGACAACAGGACAAGGAGGCTTCACACAAATTATCAAATAAACGAAATTATCATAGTCCCTTGTTACAGCTTATAGCTTGGTTTTATagcctttttctcttttgcacTTCGTCCCAAATTTTTATTGCAGTTTGGCTTGTACTAGTATGTGTACGGGTACTTATTCAATAGTTCGGGCATAGTGCTCCGGATCACATCAGAACCATGTGTATGGTTCTATACAAGAATGTGTGTTGTTTGAGTGATCCGGACTATCACGTGACGGTGCTACCGGACTGTTGAGTAATTAGACCTATTTCTatgttcaatttctctctctgagATGAATGGATGATGAAGTTAATTTGACCTataattggggaaaaaaaagtagagaaaaGGGCCAAAATGCCGAAGTTGGGCAAAATGTCAAATTTTACAAATTGCAGAACCTGCAGAGCATAACTaatttcatatttcttttcttccGATATGGAAGCAATTTATTTGGGTTGAAACTGAGGTGTTTGCTAGTAATTCaaggctcggctcggcttgttaagTGCTTGACTTGGCTCGATTCCTGATAAACAAGGCGAgcttaaaaagtatttttggtGGGTAACTTCATCTTCTaccttgtttttccttttcatgaACCATAGTTCTCTTACCGATTTCTGACTAGATCATCGGATAATTGGAGGGTTCCAGACACGAGAGTGATTATTCAATACTCTCAGAGTATATGAACATTATACTCCATCctctcacataacatgtgggTCCCACATGTGTCCCCTGTGTGGGTCCCATATGTTATGTAAGGAGGGAATATACTATTTATATACTCTgcgagtattgaataattttcgaaaccctagagTCTCTTCGTTTCAAAACTCCaataaactacttattttttaagaaggcaatttcaatttcaagctcaaaaatcatatatttaagcgaataatttttctactaatatggattATGTTTGAtagagatcttttaaacggtgtaaagtaaattgaaaatttatttttcatttatattattttcgAGTTTGAAAacgtgaaataaactgcttattttttaagaaggtttctagaTCGGGCTATGGCCTTCTAATAACCCTTTTCTCGTGAACCTTGAGTATGAGCAACTGAACGAGATTTGGACGTCATCACTCTTTGTTAGCAACGGTCCGATTCAAATTGAGATGAAATCTCGTATGGattggatccaaaaaaaaattattgcatctaattaaacaatttcaaatctaaaatctaaaatggAGCAAACCCTTAGTCTTCAGTTCTGGCGACCAAGCCAAAACTTGGGGTTTATTTACTCCTTCCGTTTCAAAATTTCTACACATAATAAAAGCGAGAAAGTAATACTACCATCGTTGTTTTCGAACAtcgaaagaaattaaatttgaaTAATTGTAAGGTTAATTTTTATTGAGAAGCTTTAGGCCCCATTCCGCAACGGGaaaaaagtctttattttttaagaaggcaatttcaagctcaaaaattatggacttattgaaatctaaaaatatgtaatatggatctcatttgaaagatctcatcgagatcttttatacgatgcaaaaaaaattgaaattttatttttcatttacattatttttgagtttgaaaatgtgaaataagctgtttattttttaaaaaaatttctggaacggagcctaaatacCACTGACGAAGCGGATCTCGTCGGGCTCTCGGTAGTAAATTAGCAATATGTATCCATTGTCAGCTACGGACTTCAAAACAAGTTTGATTTTGGCCTCATCCATGTAAAGTAATACGAGTAGTAAAAAGGCATAATACCATTGACGAAGTGAATTCCGTGGGACCAATGTAACGCACAGGAGGCCGAAGCACACtatttctccacaaaaagtgcaaaaatcaaatgGCTTGGAATCGCGGGCTTGCcaggactggattgcagtccaaaCTGTATTTCAAGGCCTTCGTGCCTCAAAAATCTGATTTCTTTCAAACGATGGTGCTAGGCccaaagggtaaggcctcgtgatGGTTCGTTGTTCGCCTTTGCTGGATAAGGACTTAAATATTTCCTAACCGTTGTTAGAAAATggttaaaagaaaaggaaagaactGAAAGGTAATGAAGgaacgaaaacaaactttattaatTGGTTAACAAAGTGTGggtacaaggaaataaaatgacatAAAATCTAGTCCGTGCTAGATTGAATGGCAAAATAAAGacaattgaaagataaattgggTAAGCCGCTGGCTTGATTGGTCGTGGACCTTGGCCAAGGCCTTCAGAACTGTGATTTATAGGAgctacaggccttgagctgcttcaaaatgctccaatgcaaGGCTGCCACATGGCCTTCTATCAAAGGCTTGAGCTTGAGCAGCttcgaaatgctccaatgaggggcTGCTCTCTGAACAAAACGTGCCTTTTACTTTAAGAAAAGGGCAAAGGcctgaaaaatccttcttttctgcataaaactttgaaaaagggcaaagaaaatttcagtttCTGTAGTATCCAGGCCATTCCGGGCCTACCACAGCTGCAGACCAATACTTCACCAGgcctttcttatcattttattggaccttgcatacttgtgggccctctaaatcctctgaggttcatctttcacggaagaaggatccagaaacaaaggattaaccagacctggatgagctgcttgtgagcagcttgcttaggtctgtatgaatcattcaccaacagctccaaGAGCTGCATGTGCGCCACCTGTTTTGTGGGTATAATATGAAATTGCAAAAATTTGGACAGCCAAACGGAGCCTTTGTTGGCTGAAACATTAAGACCAGCACAATAGCAAAACGACGGGCAGCCAAAAGGAGCTCTTATTGGCTGAAACATTAGGACCAACACAAtaacaaaacgacgtcgttttgctgTGCAGCACGAGCTGCACAGCACAGTCTCCCGGGCATGTAATCTTGTTATAGTGATCTTGGAAGTCACTTTATAATTATTCAATGTCACGGATGATGAGAGATTGAAATTTAGGGcccgtttccactaacaaaaaatactaaaaatttaacgcattttactatctcattttcactaataaaagagtttcagcattttaccatcttgttttcactaaaaaaaaagttgtcaacaaaatcgtttttgctacagtaactctactcacaaacctatcaacaacttattcactactggaaacaacttgacatttctcaacaacttattcaccaCCATAAATACTTAGCAACTTTTTAACCACagataaaaatctacaaatttttcactatcgaaaacaccCCCTTAAGATAACGCATATGATTATTCAAGAATATTTTAGTGCTTCACTGTTAGCCATatgccaaaaatgaaaaattatctAGGGGGTTTCGGGGGTTACCATGCCAGCTTCTATGTTTCGTGGACTCATGATAGGAGTCCAAAGTTCCGCAATCTCACTTCTCCTTAATAGCTAAACCCGAATTTTCAGAGCTGACAGATTTTACAATTATTCGCGTCTGGTGTTTGGCCCCATACTTGGAAATAGATTTGTTAATACCAGCTCCAACACTACTCTCTACTTATCCTAATCATAGCTCAAAACTATGCAAttcttgttttgtgtttttatttttccatccaGCTAGTCCAGTCGTACTTGTCATCCACCCATACATGATATGAGGCCGAGTTAGTCTTTCGTAGAGCCGAGAACAGGTAATCTGCAACCTTCGCGCAATTTTTTCTCACCTCCCTAGGCTGGATAAATGTAGCTATCGATGTTGTGTTGAAACAAAATGCATGCCTAGCcgtatgtgattttttttggcaaaaatgacttttttgacTAATGGGTTC contains the following coding sequences:
- the LOC131298625 gene encoding class V chitinase CHIT5b-like is translated as MAGLKDYYHLYVLFFLSITTNCGMACRPSSSQAVKGAYWPSPAASTFPPSAIDTRLFTHLYYAFLVPSNVTFKFEVSSTKAPTLLNFTSTIRNKNPPAKTLFSVGGGAVAPAIFSRMASSASSRKSFIDSSIEVARKYGFDGVDLDWEFPQDAKDMENLGYLLEEWRAAVQKDAKVTGRSPLLLTAAMYFSAEFFFLGLVFPVASISKNLDLVNAMCYDYHGLWDTTVTGAHAALFDPNSNLSTSYGLQSWINAGLPRSKLVMGLPLYGRTWKLKDPKVNGIGAPSVGLGPGNNGAMTYSQVETFNRENNARVVFDMETVSTYSYAGTSWIGYDDVRSTTVKIGYAKGLKLRGYFFWAVNGDQEWKITRQASRSWIL